A region of the Struthio camelus isolate bStrCam1 chromosome 11, bStrCam1.hap1, whole genome shotgun sequence genome:
TAACAATGGTAAAAAAATTTATGTATACAAAACGAAGCTGATTGATTGCCATATTGGCAGTTAGAAGAAATAGCCCTTCCAGGGTGGTGGCTGGGATGCTGAAATTGGCTTTACTGCCTTAGAACTGCTGCCCCGAGCAGGGATGGTCTGTTATCATCATGTGGGATATGCAGCGGAATAAATCTTGTCCTGTCGATGGCTCTGCTCAGTTTTTGAACCTGGGTCTCCTCCCGTGTTGTCTCTGTAGGGTGGAACACAGGCAAGGGCATTACCTCGTGTGCGTTCCCGGCTGGGTGCTCTCTGCTTTGCCGAGACTCTGTGGACAACTTCCCTCATTCCCTGTGTATCCGTCCTTGGTCCCTCAGCCTCTGGAAGCAGACTGGCTGGGCAATATGGATGTAAACTTGTGGCTCCCAAGTTGGTGGAGGGGAGTGACAAAAAAGGCGAAAGAGGGCAAAAGCTTTGGGAAACAATTTCTGATATTCAGAGACCAGATTTTTAGGTACTaccctgttttcttttgttccctCTCTCTGCACAGTCTCGTCAGTCAACTCCCGGAGGCCAACCTCATTTTACTCAGACACCTCTTTGGAGTCCTACATCACATTGAGCAGAATTCAGGCGTGAATCAGATGAATGCCTTTAACCTGGCTCTTTGCATAGCACCCAATATGCTGTGGCTACCTAGTCCCACTGGGCCTGAAGAGGAGAGCAGGTCTACAAAGAAGGTAGTTTTTTTGTAGGTTTGGTCCCATGATGGTCTTTCTCTTATACAGCTTTTTATGGGCACAGTGTTCCTTTTGTAGACTAAAAGAAGGCATAGAATCAGCGACATTGCCAGCTAAGCAGCTTCATCCTTTTGCCCACCCAGTAGCACCCATGCTGGTAGGGGAACTTAGCTGCTCAGTTTATCCAAGGCAGAAGGAGAAGCTGTGGCTGTTTTACCAGGTGAGCTTGCCTTCTGGGCAAGCATTCACAAGATGGGGCAGCTTATGCTAGACACTGACACTTCGGCTGGATCTAAAGCGTGTAGCAGAGAGAAGCTGAACAATGAGCATGACGGTgcatcagagggggaaaaaattacttGTGGTTTATGAGGTGTTGTGAATagtaaagaaaaacacagaacatgCCATACCAGGCTCACTTTATCAGTCTGTGTAGTTCACCTTCTTGCCCCAAGTGTGGTTAGTACAGAAGTGTTGCAGCTTCTTGCTGCTTCTTGAGCAAAAGGATCTGTAGGAAGTGACATCTTTGTCCGAAAAAAGGCATCTTTGAGATGCATCCCAGAGCTGATTTGACTTGTTTTATATAGCTGGCTATATGTCCTTGAAACTGACTCCAGGAATTCATGTCTTTGACAGGTGGCCATGTTAGTGCAGTTCCTAATTGAAAACTCAGCAGAGATTTTTGGAGGTGACATTGCGTCCTTATTTCAAAGACCAGACAAAAAGAAGTCCAAAAACTTGGAGGAATCCCTAGGTAAGTTGATGGTGCTATGTCTTCCAGAAATGtttgaaaccttttaaaaataggtgAACTCCTCATGTGAAAGAGTTTAATTTCCCTTCACCTCTCTACTAAGGAAAACCATTGAAAAACAGTTGGGTTtggttttccctttccttctcaggcacaggaaggaagcaaggagaaaGCTGAGGGCTGAGGTTCACCACCTTGAATGTGTCCCTGAACATGGTTGTCTTTCTCCGTGGCTGCTGTGCCATCTATTCCAGCCCTTTCAGCTTAGAGTACCACCACAGGAGTTTAGAACAGCCTTAGCAATGCATATCTCAgcaacatttttcttccaaattagcTTTCTAAAGTTAAACCAAGTGGTTGAATGGAAAGAGATCGAGTCATCTCTGTTAATTGTCTTATGAATGCAAACTAGCCGTGAAAGCTCAGGTCATCAAGCCAGAGTTTTTGGTGTTGTTCCCAGTCCTGCTCTAGTCTCTGGGAAAATCATGAATCATCTTTGTTTTCCTATCTGCAAAATGGAGTTGATGATTGATAGTATTTCCCTGTCGTGATTGTAAGGCACTGTATTGGGTTAGGAGACATAGGCAACAGATTAATTTGCACGCTCTGCCCCCAGGCATAGGCTTGGCTCAGCATGATGATTCCTCTGATGAGCTGGAGTTTTCTGCTTGTGACCCAGAAGTACCAAAGCACCGCCTGGTGCCTGAAACAGATGCCATTTTTGAACCATCCAGCAGCTTGCTACTGGATGAGAAGCAGGAAGACTGGGACTTGTTCAGTGAGATCACAGCTTGTTACCAAAGCAAAGCTCAGAAGAATGCCAGCGCAGACAGCTACGAcctcctggaagaggagggcTCCTTTTGCTCCATCGGCTCAATACGCTCCCTCAGTCCAGCCAGGGATCGGTGCTCATCAGAGCCCAGTGTCTGCCTTAGCTCCCAGCTGCCTGCCCAGAGCCACGAGCCAGTGGCTCGCCAGTCCAGCTGTGATGCCACCATCATGCACAGCCATACCGACTACATCCACAGGCTCAAGCAGTTGCAGGTGGAGAGCCAGAAGTTGATTGATGAAGGCCTAAGCCCTGGGGTGAATAAGGCCAGGCAGAACTTCTGGCAATTGCCTCAGACCAGCTCTGCAGTGAAGAAGCTCAGCCTTCAGAAATCCAGCCTGTCCAACAGGTCCAGCTTTTCTAGCCTGTCATCTACCACCACCTCCCCATCTGCTTCCTCGCTGAGCTCCTTAGACAGTGCTTTTTCCTACTGCTCAGAGTCATCAGCTATTAGTCCCACAGATGTCTCATCCCTGCCCTTCATGTTTGGGACATCTGCCAGGCTCCATGCTGTGTCCCCCAAGGTTGCCAAGAGGTCCCCAAAAGAGTGGCACAAGTCCCTGACATCCCCTTTACCTTTACATCCCTGTGACCTGGACACTTTCCATGAGTGTGAACCCAAGCCTGCAGAGTGCAGCCGGTGCTCTACGGAAGTGAAAAGTTTTGCATCTGTCAGCAGAGCAGTCACGGGAAGCCTGCTGACCGATATTGActgggaagaagaggagagacaGCTGAGGTGTATAGGGGGCCCTGTCCCAGGGCTCAGGAGCCTGGGTTATTTCAAGGAGTTTGAACAAAATCCCGAGcacccagctcccagcccagctgGTGAGAAAACCCCACAGATCAGCCACCAGCAGCATAGGGAGAAGGCAGTGAAGCACATTGAGATCAAAAGTATTGATGCCTCCCCTCCAAGCCAGGAAAGCATGAAGCGCACCAAGATAACTTTTTACATGGCCCCAAATAAAGAAAGCCCTTGGGGGTCTCCagtggaagaagaagaggagagattCATGGTGAACACCAGAAGCAGTgtcccagccagcagcagcagtgagcaaaGCCTATCCAAGAGCTTACAGACTGTAAGAGTCCATATCCCTCAGACAGTTTTCTACGGGCAGAACACCCCCCTGGTCCTGCAGTCCATTTCCAGGCGCTACCACCACAGACCAACAACCCCATCCCAGCAGACAGAGCACAAAGAAAGCCCCCAAAGTGCCTCCTCTCCCAAGGAACTGGAGAGCAAGCCAGTGGAAACAGCGCAGGCGCCAACCCAGAGCAAGGGCTTCAACACGTTCAGCCACACCATCCGTATCATCCTCCCAGCTTCCATTCGAAACACTGTCAGGGAATATTTCAAGCATGACGAAACCAAGAACTGCCACGCTACAGAGGCAGAAGCAGTAGAGAATGAACTCCTTCGGAGCAGGGTGGAGTGGCTCAGGAGCCAGCCACCAGCAGAGATGGCCACAGAGGAGTGTGATACAGTGGCATTTGCAGAAGAGACATTTGTCTAGAGAGACAGATGTGGGagaactgaatattttttttgtgtatgtgcagCAGAAAATATTCTCTAAGATATGACCAAGGTGTGAAGAATCTAACAGGCTGTGTGGGGGAGTAAGTGTAAAGTGACACTAATGTGTAAGTAATGCTGAGGTTTAACATTTTGGGGGGCTGGGgtgggtttttgtgttttttgtttttttctttatactcTTTTTCTACTGAAGACACTTAACTGACTGGGTATTGAGTGGGCTGAATGCCACCAGACTCTGTTCCTGAATTAGCTGACCTAGAGTCTtactccatttctttttaaaagggggaagggagaaattctgctttcttttctgcagtcATTATTAGTGTGTGTGTGAATGACTGGAGAAACGAGGCAGCTAAAACTCCATCAGAATTAGTGAACTGTCTTCTTTAAGCTTGCACAAAATTCTGCACTCTTCACTGTCCGTCACCACCGTTCATCCAAAGGAACGCCCTTCACCTCCATCCCAGAAATCACTGCTACTTCTCTCTTCTCACCTTCCTTTTGTCCCACGGTGGTCTAGTTCGCTACCTGTGTTCATTACTGCTTGAGGCTGTGCTCCAGAAACACCAAACGGAGCCCAAGGCCCAGCTTCCATTGTCAGAAGCCATTGGTAACCTCTGTactctgagatttctttttttttttttttccaattaattaTGCATTAGTTCTCTTTTCTCTTACCTCCCCCAAAGCTAGCATTTGGCAGAGCCACAGGTACTACAAAGGACACTAGCTCAGTCATTTCAGCAGCGCTATGAACATGTATTTTCTGTGGGCTCCTCTGGGAGTAGCTGGTCCTTCTAGTCCTGGTGAAAGATGACgttatttttctgtaactgatGGTGAGATTTCAGAAGGCCCTTTTCAGAAGCACTGTGGATAGTGATCCTAATCAAATCCCTAGTCATGTTGGCCAGGGGGCATTAAGTAGGATTTGGCTTTAGCAAGAAGTCAAGGAGTCGTGGAAGTAGTTGCGAGTGTTGTCAAGTGGATGCTGAAGCAGAGTCCCATCTGGCCAGAAAGCTGTCAGCCCATAAAGCTGAGACTATCCAGGCTTCAACAGTACTAATGCTGTCTCAGAATAGTAATGAGTTCCCACTCAGCAAAGTACATGGCCCGGTGTGCTCCAGCAGTGCTCGGTATGGACAAGTGCCAGGCAGGGATGTGCTAACAAGGCAGCTTGTGTTGCACCACTAAAGAAATGCAGCCAGTGGTCTCCTGGAGCATCCCTGTGAGTCCACTCAAGGAAGCTCTCCGAAGAGCTTCAGCCATGGTGGGACTTGCTTGGAGGGCTGTGATGCTGCCAGCTGAGCTTTAACAAGAAGCTGAGGCAGCCACATGAGTTTGTCAGGTCTTAAGAAAGCAATGGGAAAAGTCTCAAAGGTTAGGGATGTTTCATTTGAAAGTTATGTGAAAGTTTTCTAAGTTGGTTTCTCTCAGAGAGCCACCCCTTTTACTCAATTAACAGTGAATGGGTGAAGAAGGACAAAAGAAATACATGAACCGCAATGACTGAAAGCTAATCCTTGTGGAGCAAGTGCCCCCTGCAAGCAGCTGAGTGTCTGCCATAGTCATTCTTGGAGCTATCGAACACCTGCTGTGGTTCACCTCTCCTGTAGATGGGGAAGCCACCTCCATAAAATGGCCTACTAAGCACCAGTTGCCTGCACTGATCTTCCACATGCCTCTTACAGTCAGTGGCTGGAAGCTGGGCCAGTACCCCAAGTTCATGCCATCGAACTCCCCGTCACAGGCTGAGGGAGGGCCAGAGCAAAATCAGAATTCAGTTTGGTATGTGCAGAGTTTTTAACTCACCAACTGTGGCACCCTCTGTCTCAACTCATCTTGGTGGCCTTTGTATGATGAAAGGTGTATATAATTGTAATGCAAACCACCTGCTATCATTTCCCTCACGTATGAACACTAAAGAGGCATTCACggtctttttttccaaagctacagTTGTAACTATTTCAATAAAAGAGACACAAGTCTGTTTGTCATCATGGTATGGTAATTGCATTTCGTTCCCCTcactcttgttttccctcttctgcacttggggggtggggggggccgtgcTAGCAAAGCACTGACCTGTGCCACGAAACATTTCCAAGTCCTCCAGCACCCATCCAGACTCTGGGCAGCACCCACCTGCAGCATGGGGCCGCACAGCCGGAGGAGTCCTGTTTTagctctctttcttctctgtagCCCCTTCTATTTGAGCTCCTCGCAATGGGAACGGATCTGCCCACAGAGCATGAATGGGAGGTCGGTAGATAACATCACTGCTGTTTTGACAGAGAATATAAAAACCCTCTCCACCCAAAAAAGAGCTAGCTAAGTATGTATGGATCTCCTTCCCAGCTGTTTGAATGAATGGGAATTACCACTATGTCAGGGGGGGGTGCAGTTAGCCTGGCACCGCGGTATTTGGGTAGTGCACTGCGGCACCCTGCCCTGACAACCCTGCAagcaaggagggtttttttttttgttcctctgttGCTGAGAACTTAAGGCAAGATCCCACCCATGGATGCCTTGGGGCTGCAGGATACCTGCCTGGCTGGaaactgtttgaaaagaaaaactccTTAATACAATACGCTGCTTTAAGATGAACTGCAGGGCTATGGAAGAGGCTCGCCCAGCACGCTTGAACCAGATGCTGCAGACTGCAGCTGCAATGCCTAGCTGAGAGCTCAGTTCCTGGAGCCCAGTGTGTAGCTTGCAGCTAAGGATCACGGTGATACCCACATGCTGGAAACAGTGAAACTCCTGTCACCTGGGTCTAGGCCTAGAAGTGGCAGGCAAACCAAATCTGATGGGATTTTTAGGAGCTATTGTAAAATGAGTCATCTTCAGTCATTAGTCTTATTTATGTCTTTCTAGGAAGGTGAAACTGCAATAAATATTATGAGAAAAATCTATTTGTACTTGGAAGAGAAATTAATCTGTACTCTAAACATGCTGAAAGATTGTAAACTGACTTAATGGCTGGGCTGGTCTCAGTTTAAACAAGGAGGACCCGGACCAAATGCAGAGTAAGAGCTCCCAGTTTGCATCACATAAAAGAATTAAGAGCCATTTAGAAAGAGACCTGTTTAAAGAAATgttggaggtggggggaggcaaaactcaaatttttttcctctcgtcTTAATCTGCCTACTATGGGCCCATTTCCTTGGGGAGCTGTTCTAACTCAGCTCTTTATtaatacattttcttcattaaaaaaaaaccaaaaccacctcTCCCAAAGTTTCTCGGAAAAGATTAACACAAACAACTGGTCGTGGGCACATTGCAGCATGGCAGAGGCAGCCCTGCACTCACCAACTGGGCTACACTGCCCATGTTTGCTACTCCACACAGACCGCAAAACTTCAGTTCCAACCCGGTGTCCAGGGAGATCGAGAAAGCTATAGGTTAAGTAAAACAGCTACCTCAGCAGCAAGAAAATGTATAGCTTCTTCACCAAGGTTTTTGCCAAGTTTCATGAGCGTGTGATTGATGATACTGTCTTTAGCCTTTTGCTAGGAAGGCTTCACGTTGGCATCAATAAACTAATCAACAGTGGGATAAAGACAACTTCTTTCAGCAAGGAAAAGGGCATCTTGGTACCCATCGCTGTTTCAGGGTCAATATTTTAACAACACTATTTTAGAAAGGTTTGGACTGATGATATGCTGCAGCTGAGTGTCAGAGACAAGCTGTGGCCTCAGCCCGGTGCTAGATGCTAGCCACTGGTAAGGTTGATCAAGCTAGAAACTTTGCACTCACCAAGATTAGCAGCTTGTCCTCTGACAAGGGCAAGGTCATCTCATCACGTAGCACAACTAAGATGGGCCTGAAGAGACCTTTATCTGCTCTCACCAAGTCCAGAAATATATGAGAGGGTTCTTgtcacataagaaaaaaattaacaccaGCTGGCAGGTCCCCAGAACAGTGAGCACTTGCTGCTTCACAGCTGTGGCCAACCACAGTGAGAGACACATTGGCTGGGGTCTTGGATGAAAACTTGCTACAGGTGGCACAGTCCTTCCACTACTAGTCTCCAGGCGTTGCACTTGGAAGATAACCAGCCAGCCATGCCAAGAAAGGAATGAAGCTGCAGTAAACACGTATCCCACCCTTACTAATCCCAGGAAACAACACCGAACCCAAATTGAGTCCCTAACTTGGCTCCTCCACAGCAGTAGGGAGCCAGTCCAGCTTTCACCCTACCTCTTTccaggcaggaagagaaaggggaagacTGGCCTATGCCTGTCCCTCTTAGACCTGGTGGTGAAGAAAGGGCTGTACCCTGAGTCCAGCCTCTCTTGCCAAGTCCTCCAGCCATAAGAATATTGCCGTCTTTCTTTTTGGAGCATATATTGCTGAGATACTGCCTCATCAAGCTGTTTTTCCCAGAAAACTAACTCTTCAGCTTAaaccttctcttcctctgcaggtCCCACGCTGTTTCCTTTTTCAAGTCCTAGCAAACAATTCTAGTATTTGCTCTGCATCCAGAAAATTACTCACACTGAGGTAAGGCAATCagtgcttttcctccctctttcctgcccCTTCTCCCAGCCACACAAGAGCCTCTGCCAGTCTGAAGTGGCTTGAGGGGTCATGGCAGCGTGGGGCTCGgctggctgctctccagggaGCTGCAACCATCTGGCAAAGGGGGCCTGGCAGCTTCCTCCGCAAGTGCGTTTGACTCGATCACAAAGCCCCCAGTCCCTGCTTAACCTATGCCAGGGTTTCAGTGGATTTCCAGCTTGCTAAGGTCAAGACATCTGTGATCATTGCAAAAGCTACAGGGCAGCACTTTTGACCTGGGGATGTGGACAACATGCTGGCCGAGGGGTAAATTTTGCAGCTGGCGCTACCACCAGCCCAAGCACCCTGTTACCATGCGTGCCTGCCCATTCCCCTACTGCAGATGGCTGCTGAGTGGCGACACTTGTTAATATTAACTTTCCAAAGGTACTGGTTTTAATAACCTCGCAGCACCAGAAAAACCAACAGACACAGGCTGATCTTACAAGCACGTATAGCCTTTCTAGTTGTCACTAATGGTCTGGGGTGCCAAAGCCAGGGTGCTTCACAGGGACACAGAGACCTTATCTGCCAGCTCAGGGCTAAGGTGCTGAGATCTGCAGCACTCCTTTTTCATGAGCCCTGGCAATAATGCAAGTCAGAGGGTCTAGCTCACTGTAGGCCAAGATGCTCCTCACAT
Encoded here:
- the LOC104145671 gene encoding rho GTPase-activating protein 20 isoform X2 — encoded protein: MKPIVQRRRSTPSAITKALSKSKYHSRETTLSSSHSDNGLPSGVCSSPGSTFILDERVQLTMGLQTQERHLILFNDVLIIAKSKSSSSLKLKKQVHLSEMWTSTCLSEVTEKKMSPENSFVIGWPTTNYVVTFSSADVKERWLSTLLWHISETKRNEYLKTLTLQIFVLDADNCSSTTTVSVSNVETVDSVIKKTLEQLGLPGRTSDHHLWVISGKDDPAYPLIGHEHPFSIALNCLRNSVDQQQGTNNNTLLADGTEASLLDQLPKEKQCQFVLKPRLQASVQLRRESLQKHTKRKKSLIDWALRRSTSTPTGSPPSQSPTTPRKLFGLSLSSVCPDGILPKPIMDMLLLLYHEGPSTRGIFRRSANAKTCKELKEKLNSGDDVQVDGESVFVAAAVITDFLRNIPDSVLSSDMHGLWMEAVDTENRAHKIEAIKSLVSQLPEANLILLRHLFGVLHHIEQNSGVNQMNAFNLALCIAPNMLWLPSPTGPEEESRSTKKVAMLVQFLIENSAEIFGGDIASLFQRPDKKKSKNLEESLGIGLAQHDDSSDELEFSACDPEVPKHRLVPETDAIFEPSSSLLLDEKQEDWDLFSEITACYQSKAQKNASADSYDLLEEEGSFCSIGSIRSLSPARDRCSSEPSVCLSSQLPAQSHEPVARQSSCDATIMHSHTDYIHRLKQLQVESQKLIDEGLSPGVNKARQNFWQLPQTSSAVKKLSLQKSSLSNRSSFSSLSSTTTSPSASSLSSLDSAFSYCSESSAISPTDVSSLPFMFGTSARLHAVSPKVAKRSPKEWHKSLTSPLPLHPCDLDTFHECEPKPAECSRCSTEVKSFASVSRAVTGSLLTDIDWEEEERQLRCIGGPVPGLRSLGYFKEFEQNPEHPAPSPAGEKTPQISHQQHREKAVKHIEIKSIDASPPSQESMKRTKITFYMAPNKESPWGSPVEEEEERFMVNTRSSVPASSSSEQSLSKSLQTVRVHIPQTVFYGQNTPLVLQSISRRYHHRPTTPSQQTEHKESPQSASSPKELESKPVETAQAPTQSKGFNTFSHTIRIILPASIRNTVREYFKHDETKNCHATEAEAVENELLRSRVEWLRSQPPAEMATEECDTVAFAEETFV
- the LOC104145671 gene encoding rho GTPase-activating protein 20 isoform X1, translated to MSAVSTSGRKMKPIVQRRRSTPSAITKALSKSKYHSRETTLSSSHSDNGLPSGVCSSPGSTFILDERVQLTMGLQTQERHLILFNDVLIIAKSKSSSSLKLKKQVHLSEMWTSTCLSEVTEKKMSPENSFVIGWPTTNYVVTFSSADVKERWLSTLLWHISETKRNEYLKTLTLQIFVLDADNCSSTTTVSVSNVETVDSVIKKTLEQLGLPGRTSDHHLWVISGKDDPAYPLIGHEHPFSIALNCLRNSVDQQQGTNNNTLLADGTEASLLDQLPKEKQCQFVLKPRLQASVQLRRESLQKHTKRKKSLIDWALRRSTSTPTGSPPSQSPTTPRKLFGLSLSSVCPDGILPKPIMDMLLLLYHEGPSTRGIFRRSANAKTCKELKEKLNSGDDVQVDGESVFVAAAVITDFLRNIPDSVLSSDMHGLWMEAVDTENRAHKIEAIKSLVSQLPEANLILLRHLFGVLHHIEQNSGVNQMNAFNLALCIAPNMLWLPSPTGPEEESRSTKKVAMLVQFLIENSAEIFGGDIASLFQRPDKKKSKNLEESLGIGLAQHDDSSDELEFSACDPEVPKHRLVPETDAIFEPSSSLLLDEKQEDWDLFSEITACYQSKAQKNASADSYDLLEEEGSFCSIGSIRSLSPARDRCSSEPSVCLSSQLPAQSHEPVARQSSCDATIMHSHTDYIHRLKQLQVESQKLIDEGLSPGVNKARQNFWQLPQTSSAVKKLSLQKSSLSNRSSFSSLSSTTTSPSASSLSSLDSAFSYCSESSAISPTDVSSLPFMFGTSARLHAVSPKVAKRSPKEWHKSLTSPLPLHPCDLDTFHECEPKPAECSRCSTEVKSFASVSRAVTGSLLTDIDWEEEERQLRCIGGPVPGLRSLGYFKEFEQNPEHPAPSPAGEKTPQISHQQHREKAVKHIEIKSIDASPPSQESMKRTKITFYMAPNKESPWGSPVEEEEERFMVNTRSSVPASSSSEQSLSKSLQTVRVHIPQTVFYGQNTPLVLQSISRRYHHRPTTPSQQTEHKESPQSASSPKELESKPVETAQAPTQSKGFNTFSHTIRIILPASIRNTVREYFKHDETKNCHATEAEAVENELLRSRVEWLRSQPPAEMATEECDTVAFAEETFV